The window AATGCGGCCCTTCCCCCTTCTAAAGGGGGTGCCGAGGAACGAGGCGGGGGATTTCATATCAACAGTTTATCACCCACAATTCGGACAACCAAGAAATTCGAAATGAGAAACTCGAAACCAAAGGTGCCGCAGGTTCCTTCTTTCGTATTTCTTTTTCTTTCGTGCTTCGTGCTTCTACTTGCAGCAGGTTGCCAAAAGGAGAAACTCTACGAGGTGAACGAAGAGACCATTCTCCCTCCTAACGCGAATAAAACCAAGCTGAAATCAGATCAGCAATACATAGCCATTCTCTATGCCAATCTTTTTCAAACGGCACTTTCAAGCGATGATCTTTTTGAGGCCAGCGAATGCGTGCAGTCCATTGGCGACAAGGACCTGGTGCACGAGGTGCTTATCAGTAATTACATGAATTCGGGAGGCGTTATTCTACCGACAGAACAAGAAATGCGTGCCGATGTGGATGCATTCATTACCGAAACATACAACCGTTTCTTGGTGAGGAACCCTACCGAAGCAGAACGTCAATATTTTAAGAACTACATCAGCACACATCCGAACGTGAAACCAGAGCTTGTGTATTTCGCTTTCGGCCTTTCAAATGAATATCAATACTATTAATAATTAAGAACGATGAACGAGTCCATAGTCTATAGACAACAGACCATAGCTTGCTGCTCGCAGACTATGGACCATCGACTGTCGACCGTGGTCTTTTTCATTCAAAATCCATGAAACGTAGAGGATTCATAAAGAAGGCAGCTGCTGCCACCACGGGAGCATTCCTAGCGCCTTACATCCTGCCTTCGGGAAGATTGTTTGCAGCCACGGGTTCGCAATTGGCAGAGCATGTGGTAATGGTGATGTTTGCCGGAGGTGTGCGCCAACAGGAAAGCATTGAGCAGACTTATTTGGCACAAAGCCAAGGTATTCAGGTAGAAGGGAATATCATGTACAACATGCTGGATGGTGCGCCTCCAACACAGAAGATCGTGTACGGAATTGATGGCAATCTAGCTGGCGACACGCCAATTCCAGCCATTCTCAGTTCAACATTACAGCAGCAAGGCACGCTCTTCCGAGAAGTAAGAAGCAGCCATGCAGGGCATTATGGAGGGATGAATGCATTGCTTCAGGGCAATACGCTTTACTCACAGGGCTTGCGCCAAAAACCGCTTAACCCCACCATCTTTGAATACACACGTAGGCATTTGGGAGCACCAGCCTCAAAGGTCTGGTTTGTCGGAAGTGGAATTGGCAACTCTACGCCACTCATGAATTACAGTCAGCACCCCGATTATGGTGCGAAGTATGGCGCCAACTTCTTGGCTCCTAGCATCACCTTTGGTTCGCAGGGAGAAGATCATCTGTCCAACGCCAAGATCTATCATCCGGAAGAAGAACTCGACCCGATTTACCAGATGAAGTACTTCCTCGACAACAATTTTGAGAACGTTGGAGGAACCATCGAAACCATTTACAACACGGAAGATGAAAAGCAAAGCATCAAATTGTTCCTGCGGCAGATGTATAATTTGGGCGGAAATATTGCCAAGCCTCCTGTTTCCGATAATAATGACCTGAACACGGCTGCTTACGCGGTGGAAGTAATGAAGTGGTTCAAACCGACTTTGACCGTACTCAATCTGGGTGCGGTGGATGCCTGCCACAGCGATTACACGGGTTACCTTTCTGCATTGCATCGTGCCGATCATGCTGTAGGACATGTATGGAATCAGATTCAACAGATACCCGAAATGGCCAACAACACCATCATGTTGGTTTCTCCAGAATGTGGAAGGAACCTGACTCCCAATCCTATCAAAGATCAGAACGATTGGTTGGCCTTCGACCACTCAGATGCCAACACGCAACGGGTATTTACACAAATGGTCGGTCCGAATGTGCCCTCAAACCTCGTCCGCGGTGGTGTTGGAAACCAGATAGGAGAAACGGCAGACAACTGCCCAACCATTGCCGAAATACTTGGATTTAAGGAAGATGTAGGAAACAGCGGTTTCATCTCATCCACAGCTCAATCATTATTCGATAGAATCTGATATGGAACTTAAAAACAATCCTCCTCCTCGTTCCTCGGCTCCTCCTTTCAAAGGAGGAATGAGCTCCGTCCTGCACCAAAGGCGGATGCCACATTTGGGTGAGAGCCGAGTGAGTCTGAAAGGAGCACTGAGTCCCATCCCCCTTTTAAAGGGGGTGGCCGTAGGCCGGGGGATTTCTTGCATTCACAGCACCTTATCTCTCTGTCTCTTGTCTCTTCTCCTCCTTTCCATCAGCAGTTGCACCAAGGACGAGAAGAATCCTTTCGATGACCCGAACAATCTTCCGCCAGAGGACACAACCAATATCGAGAATATTGACCCAACCAGTTTTGTGGGCTTGCACCAGAACATCTTCAAACCGACCTGCGCCAATTCGGGTTGCCACGATGGCACCTTTGAACCTGATTTCCGAACCATCGAAAGTGCTTACAATACCTTGGTTTATCAGGCGGTCACGAAGAATGATCCTTCAGAAACATACACGTATCGTGTAAAACCAAGCAGTCTTTCCGAATCCATTCTTTGGCTTCGCTTGAACGAGGACATTGATGGCATTTCAGGTATCATGCCCTTGGATGCTTTCTACGATCCTGAATCGGAATGGAACGCCACGAAGACAGAACACCTGAGCAATATCAGCACTTGGATCATGAATGGCGCGCCAGATATGTTCGGAAACGTTCCGAATGTAAACGACCAACAACCGGGAATTGCTGGTATTTATGCCAAGGCAGATGGCGTTGGCTGCGATGTGAGCGAACGGATAAAAGTGCCTTTGGGTGCACAGAATGTAGATGTTTGGTTTTCCATCAACGACTTGGAAACACCTTTGAACAACTTCTCTTACACCAAGGTGAAGATGAGCGGAAGAATCGATCAGTTTGATACCACCTCCACAACTTATGACCTTCAACTGTTGGGTACTCCCGAAATACACGATACCTTCTTGGGCCAACAGGACGAATTCCAGCACAAGTTCAGTTTCAATGCTGGCTCATTCCCAGCCAATACAGACACGACTTACTATCTGCGCGTTTATCTCAAAGACCCTGTGCAACCCGACACTACCGAAATCCCGCAGGACGGAAGCATGCTCTACATTAAAAAGTACTTCTCGTGGCAATTCGTCAACTGATCATGCTCCTTTTGGCTGTGTCGCTTTTTGCATCTTGCAAAGAGGTGCATTCTGATATTCCAGAAATCACCAACCTTAGCGTTGAACCAATGCTAGTCGAAGAGTTCAGCGATACGGTGACAATCAGCTTCAATTACTACGATTACAATGGCGACCTCGGCCACCTCGACCCGAACGTAACGTCTTTGAGCGTAAAGGATAGTCGCTTGCAATACGAAGACCTTTACCACGTGCAACCCTTGGCTCCAATAGATGCCAATGTGCCAATTCAAGGTAGATTGACTGTCAAGTTGAATAACCTCTTCATTTTAGGAAACGACTCGATAGAAAAACTTCAATTCGAAGTAAGGATTCAGGACAGGAAAGGAAACTGGAGCGAATTGGTTGAAAGCGATACCATCACCGTTTTCCGCCCCTGAAAAAGACTAGGAAGACATGCTTTTAGTCACAAATTCTCCGATTTCCACAGATTCCACGGAAGATGAGAATACTTGTACCTGTTTTTCTCTCTTCTCGCTCCTGCTATTTTCCTTTTTCCTTTTCCCTTTTTTCCTTCAGGCACAGAACACGTACCCGCTTGTTGGAGATATAACTACAGATGATTGCGAGGGTTATTTCACCGACAGCAATGGCGGACAGAACGGGGAAGATTACGCTCATGGCGAAGATTACACCTTCACCATCTGCGTGCCCAATGCCATCAGCATTGAAATGACCTTTTTCCAATTCTGCTCCGAAGCAGGATTTGATATCATCACATTCTATGATGGCCCTAACATGAATGCACCACAAATTGGCGCACCCATTTCTGGCCAAGACCTTCCTCCTACTGTCATCGCCACTTCTGGATGCCTTACGGTTCATTGGGTATCTGATGCCGCAGGTGTGGCCTGCGAAGGTTGGTTGGCCTACTGGGAAGTGGAAGTTGAAGAACCAGAGCCACCGATCATCACCTTCAATCCTGTTGCCCCAACGTGCAGCACCGAAGTGGTGGTCATGTCCTTCGACACGCCTGTTCCTTGCGATTCGGTCTATCCTTCAGCCTTCACGCTTTCTGGCGGACAGACCATCAGCAACATCACCCCAATCAATTGCAATGGTGGAAATGGAACGCAGTACGAACTCACGCTCAGTCCGGGTTTGGATAACAGCGCCACGTACACCGTAGATTTCGTTTACAACTATGCCGATGATTGCGGAAACGAATTCACATTGGAAGCGCAAGGTTCGCTTGTGGTGAATGATTGCCCACTGCAGGTCGAGATCTTGGAAGAAAATCAGACCGTTTGTTTGGGCGATTGCATTGAGATCTGGGCGGAAGTTTCTGGTGGCGACCCAAATACCTACAACTTTGCGTGGAGCAATGGACTGCCCAATTCCGCTGGGCCTCATTTGGTTTGCCCTACAGTAAACACCACTTACTCGGTCACGGTGAGCGATGCAGGTCCAGCAGCTTCGGCATCGGACCAAACAACCATCACCGTCATTCAACCACCAGTGATCGACCCCATTGCGGATGTGTGCCGAAATGCAGCTCCTTTCACCATCACGGCAAGTCCAGCAGGTGGAAATTGGAGCGGTTCGCACATCAATGATCCTATTGGCGTCTTCCGGCCAGATTCCGGTTACGGAACTCCTTGGACCTACTACACCGACCTGAACGGTTGCACCGATTCCATTCAATCTGAAGTCTATGATGTGTGGGCTGGCTACGACCAAGCATCCTGCCCAAATGCCGCGCCTTTTCAGCTCACCAATGGTTATCCAGCAGGAGGAATATGGTCAGGACCATTTACAACAGCAGCGGGCATTTTCGACCCAAGCACGGCTGGAACATACACGATTACCTACACCACTGCCGATGGCTGCACGGATACCAAGATCGTTCAAGTAAGCAACATCACCATGCCGGCAGACATGACCGTTTGCGAGTCGGATCCTCCCTTCAATTTCAGCGTAACGCCATTCGGAGGTTCGTGGAGCGGAACGGGTGTCACAAATTGGTATTGGGCATCTTACGATCCTGCGGTAGCTGGCCCGGGAACGCACACGATTACTTATGACATCAATGGCTGTTCTGCTACAGTAGATGTGACCGTTTCGGAGATTGATGCTGGAGGAGATTTCGTGCTCTGTCCAGAACAGGCTCCGGTTCAACTAACTGCCATTCCAACGGGCGGAACATGGAGCGGCATCGGGGTTTCGCCTGCTGGTCTGTACGACCCTTCCATTGCACCCGACCTGACCAACGACACGCTTACGTACTCCGTTAATGGTTGTACGGACAAGCGAATCGTCTACGTGCAACAGACAGCCATTCTGTATTCCAGTCTGGATTTCTGTTTATACGATGATGCTCTAACCCTCGATTGGGCTGGAGTTCAGCGCTATCCAGGTGGTGGCGTTTGGACTGGTCCAGGCGTAAACGGAACCAACGGTGGTCAATTCGTTGCGGCCGATGCTGGAAGCGGCACCCACATCTTGTATTACGAAGCCAATACCTGTGTTGACAGCACCGTTTTCATCGTAAATGAGAATACCATGTTCGACACTTCCGTTTGCGAAGCAGGCGACCCGATTCAACTTTCGGCCTTGCCCGCAGGTGGAACGTGGGATGGAAATGGCATCATCTCGCCAAGCGGCCTTTTCGACCCGCAAGTGGTTGGAATCGGTCAGCATTGGGTCTATTACCAGGCTCCGAGCGGCTGTTGGGATTCGTGCATGGTGGACGTTTATCAGATAGAGCCTGCGCAGATCATCGGACTGCAAAACACCTATTGCTTTACCGATTCGTCCATAGCGCTCATCGGCCTTCCTGCCAATGGTGTTTTTTCGGGCAATGGAATGACCGATACCATTTTCAATCCCGCACTGGCTGGAGAAGGCATTCATCAGATCGCCTACGATCAGGGAAGCGCTGGTTGCGAAGTGCACGCAGACATGCTGGTTTCCATTTCGCCAGCGATAACCACCGAAAGAATCGGTCATAACCAACAAGTATGCAAGGGCGATGGAGTTACGATTGGCGTCAACGCCTCTGGCGGAGATGGAACGCTTTTCGACTTTGAATGGAATCCGAACGTATCGTGGTTTGCCACGCAGGAAATTTACCCCGATACCACCACCAACTACGTGATCATTACTTCCGATGGATGTTCTGATCGGGTTACCGATACCATTTACATATTTGTAAAAGAGCCGTTTACTGTTGAGTTCGAAACGAGCGATCCGCTGTGCTATGGAGCCGTGGGATATGCCAGCGCTCAGGCCATTCCAAGCACATTTCCCTACGGCTATCAATGGCATTCATCGCCACCCAATTTCACCAATACCATCTATGGCCCAGCGGCTACCACCTATCAACTTACGGTAACCGAATTGGAAAGCCTTTGCAGCTTAGATACAAGCGTTACCATTCCTTATTTCCCGAACGTTACGGCCTATTTCACGCCCAATCCGAATGGCCCGTGCATGGTAGAATCTGACCCTGTGGCCGAATTCATCGACCTGAGCCAAGGTGCAGCGCGTGGCACATGGGATTTTGGTGATGGCACCACCGAAGATTACAGCTATGGTGTTTATCCAACCCACGAATATGCCGATACGGGAACCTACACCGTTACACTTTATGTAGAGAACGAACTTGGAACCTGCAGCGATGAATTTGATTTTGATGTATGCGTGCAGCCCGAGTTCAAACTTTGGATTCCCAACTCGTTTACTCCCGATGGAGACGGGCTGAATGATGTGTTCGAGATCGTGTCTTCAGGCGTGGTCGAATTTGAACTACAGATATCGGGAAGTTGGGGAACCAAGATCTACAAGATGAATTCCATTGACGCCCCATTTTGGGATGGCACTTACAAAGGCGAACCCGTGCAACAAGACCGCTACATCTACGAGGTGATTGCCAAAGGCCGCCACTTAGGAGGTGTGAAATTCTATAAGGGAAGCGGTTATATTCATGTGATTCGGAATAACGATTAGCTTATAAAGTGTTATTTTTGACTCGCACTCAAAACTTTAACCATGAAACCTACAAACATCCTTCTTTCCTTCCTTGTCACAATCCTTTCTTTCAGTTACTCTTCTGCTCAGAAGATCCAAATGAAAAAGGGGAAAGTGACGATTGACAAAGTTGAAATTCTAGATTTCAATTATGAATGGCAGTTGGCTGAAACTCATTTTCTCAAGTTGGGAACCACTGAAGAGATCGTATACGCCAAGTTCAGTAACGGGGGTACCAAAGAATATAAAGGTGATGATTACACGAAAGTATATTTCCCTGGTTTTGATAAAACTGTTGAGTCTAAAGAGGTTAATTATGGGTTAAAAGGCGAAATGCTCATTAAGAAATTGATTGGTGATGGTGTGGTAACCGCTGATGGGGCTCTTGACGAAGAGAAACTTAATATTTTTGTCAAAAAGTATCATCAAGAGTTTGATAAGTAGTCCGAGCTAATACCTCGAATTCCCAGCTCATTTACCCCCGATGGAGACGGACTGAATGATGTGTTCGAGATCGTGTCTTCAGGCGTGGTAGAATTTGAACTCCAGATATCGGGAAGTTGGGGAACCAAGATCTACAAGATGAATTCCATTGACGACCCATTTT of the Flavobacteriales bacterium genome contains:
- a CDS encoding gliding motility-associated C-terminal domain-containing protein, which encodes MLLVTNSPISTDSTEDENTCTCFSLFSLLLFSFFLFPFFLQAQNTYPLVGDITTDDCEGYFTDSNGGQNGEDYAHGEDYTFTICVPNAISIEMTFFQFCSEAGFDIITFYDGPNMNAPQIGAPISGQDLPPTVIATSGCLTVHWVSDAAGVACEGWLAYWEVEVEEPEPPIITFNPVAPTCSTEVVVMSFDTPVPCDSVYPSAFTLSGGQTISNITPINCNGGNGTQYELTLSPGLDNSATYTVDFVYNYADDCGNEFTLEAQGSLVVNDCPLQVEILEENQTVCLGDCIEIWAEVSGGDPNTYNFAWSNGLPNSAGPHLVCPTVNTTYSVTVSDAGPAASASDQTTITVIQPPVIDPIADVCRNAAPFTITASPAGGNWSGSHINDPIGVFRPDSGYGTPWTYYTDLNGCTDSIQSEVYDVWAGYDQASCPNAAPFQLTNGYPAGGIWSGPFTTAAGIFDPSTAGTYTITYTTADGCTDTKIVQVSNITMPADMTVCESDPPFNFSVTPFGGSWSGTGVTNWYWASYDPAVAGPGTHTITYDINGCSATVDVTVSEIDAGGDFVLCPEQAPVQLTAIPTGGTWSGIGVSPAGLYDPSIAPDLTNDTLTYSVNGCTDKRIVYVQQTAILYSSLDFCLYDDALTLDWAGVQRYPGGGVWTGPGVNGTNGGQFVAADAGSGTHILYYEANTCVDSTVFIVNENTMFDTSVCEAGDPIQLSALPAGGTWDGNGIISPSGLFDPQVVGIGQHWVYYQAPSGCWDSCMVDVYQIEPAQIIGLQNTYCFTDSSIALIGLPANGVFSGNGMTDTIFNPALAGEGIHQIAYDQGSAGCEVHADMLVSISPAITTERIGHNQQVCKGDGVTIGVNASGGDGTLFDFEWNPNVSWFATQEIYPDTTTNYVIITSDGCSDRVTDTIYIFVKEPFTVEFETSDPLCYGAVGYASAQAIPSTFPYGYQWHSSPPNFTNTIYGPAATTYQLTVTELESLCSLDTSVTIPYFPNVTAYFTPNPNGPCMVESDPVAEFIDLSQGAARGTWDFGDGTTEDYSYGVYPTHEYADTGTYTVTLYVENELGTCSDEFDFDVCVQPEFKLWIPNSFTPDGDGLNDVFEIVSSGVVEFELQISGSWGTKIYKMNSIDAPFWDGTYKGEPVQQDRYIYEVIAKGRHLGGVKFYKGSGYIHVIRNND
- a CDS encoding gliding motility-associated C-terminal domain-containing protein, with amino-acid sequence MPRIPSSFTPDGDGLNDVFEIVSSGVVEFELQISGSWGTKIYKMNSIDDPFWDGTYKGEPVQQDRYIYEVIAKGRHLGGVKFFKGSGYIHVIRNN